In one window of Erythrolamprus reginae isolate rEryReg1 chromosome 1, rEryReg1.hap1, whole genome shotgun sequence DNA:
- the MRPS31 gene encoding small ribosomal subunit protein mS31: MWRRGAGVPGRLCALVRFGAPREDVVVAVLHSKAHKFFSTSAFCTKEDDHVSCTDTNVSPDQEQETEVQRKKKLLQLINGMKIELSTKKKIMENAQSRLLEDDEKSNQNVQELEAAVPAVASSLPFDKQKTTSELLHLVKKHKEEMEAHRMADLSKMVASMKIRRKPITRKAFKASNEIECDEDEDGNMAHINDISRIQRNLYSGERLQIFTPKSEGSHETGVLKSGDMPTIWDLEFAKTITSSLSLPPQNGFEEMIQWTDEGKLWEFPINNEIGLEDDAEFYEHIFLDKHLADFPKEGPIRHFMELVTCGLSKNPHLSVKQKVEHIQWFRDYFKEKEELLKEIEAHEKEALVQIENISK; encoded by the exons ATGTGGCGGAGAGGCGCCGGGGTCCCCGGGAGGCTCTGTGCTCTGGTTCGCTTCGGTGCTCCAAGAGAGGACGTGGTGGTGGCGGTCTTGCACAG TAAAGCACACAAATTCTTTAGCACATCTGCCTTCTGCACTAAGGAAGATGACCATGTCAGCTGCACCGATACAAATGTTTCACCAGATCAGGAGCAGGAAACAGAagtacaaagaaagaaaaaattgctgcaattaatcaatggaatgaaAATAGAACTAAGTACAAAGAAGAAGATTATGGAGAATGCACAAAGCAGATTGCTGGAAGATGATGAAAAAAG CAATCAAAATGTTCAAGAATTGGAGGCAGCTGTCCCCGCTGTTGCATCTTCACTCCCCTTCGATAAACAAAAGACAACTTCAGAACTTTTGCATTTGGTAAAAAAGcataaggaagaaatggaggcGCATAGAATGGCTGACCTAAG CAAGATGGTGGCAAGTATGAAAATCAGAAGAAAACCTATTACAAGAAAAGCCTTCAAAGCATCCAATGAAATAGAAtgtgatgaagatgaagatggcaACATGGCACATATTAATGACATCAGTAGAATTCAAAG GAATCTTTATTCTGGAGAAAGGCTACAGATTTTCACTCCTAAATCAGAGGGATCACATGAAACAG gggTGCTCAAAAGTGGTGACATGCCAACAATTTGGGATCTGGAATTTGCCAAAACCATTACATCTAGCCTTTCACTTCCACCACAGAATGGCTTTGAGGAGATGATACAGTGGACAGATGAGGGAAAACTTTGGGAATTCCCaattaataatgaaattg GACTTGAAGATGATGCTGAATTTTATGAACATATATTTCTGGATAAgcatttggcagactttcctaaAGAAGGACCAATTCGCCACTTCATGGAACTTGTAACATGCGGACTTTCCAAAAATCCCCACTTAAGTGTGAAACAAAAAGTAGAACATATTCAATGGTTCCGGGATTATttcaaggaaaaagaagagtTGCTGAAGGAAATTGAAGCCCATGAGAAGGAAGCCTTGGTTCAGATAGAAAATATATCAAAATGA